A window of the Mytilus trossulus isolate FHL-02 unplaced genomic scaffold, PNRI_Mtr1.1.1.hap1 h1tg000050l__unscaffolded, whole genome shotgun sequence genome harbors these coding sequences:
- the LOC134699390 gene encoding uncharacterized protein LOC134699390 isoform X2 — protein MDYDITIPEYSQDLSKHMYQLQQTGVLCDAWLVCKDGVVFVHKLVLMACGSAYLQQQLSADNSSSSQCQVYFKDYSLKTVSDFVQALYTGNLTLCHDRAIDILKLCTFLNVKVFASTIQGVVDNDPNLKREFDKGGRSNNMNRIFYEVEMAKDSSSAQFKVPVKVQKSNIIMERIVDKSLKTKDIFSQSESPRRNRIMVIKSDTNENTKRKNNTEATHSDDDCIPKKQARVSKQTLNVVQTSPNIFQPQTKLVKIAPKNVSSSPIQSDHTYEADNTTELLNIAKNLSTSTDSACIELSDIDHVDENLTTLSYGTISEVDKSKTLSTSTDMRKSGKDGVQQESCQLCQKVSEDAVEKKNGQYICKGCVSLFNGEDPQTNMTNGEKKKRGRKGKKEPKDLFDTPKPKRKNRQYHHQALKDAYYAVMDGDIPVLTACRLYGIPRETLRDRLEGKRSIDCENIGRGTLFTKEEENKLAIEISRMAKCGYFYSCKEITDIATDYCVLVEKRTSDQHLTLKWYSRFFNRWPELKMLYTKRPRKRNILAAAAENKDRFFKEFGDLLDKHDFTFKPNFVFNLHVSVIKTKESQSIGVIGCGSASGIAIPPYFIFQEQETHDNAVNSMNNIPTVVSENGYTSFVFLDYMKNHFVKCLPERTNESVLLILDGFKSHLCVELIGFTKDNNILTLVIPANCDTSLSPIEQCCSAQLQECYDEICLRKIHLNEQICFCDVACEAYNAAFSQEILGEAFVKSGLCSIENNSGV, from the exons ATGGATTATGATATCACCATTCCTGAATACTCTCAAGATCTATCAAAACACATGTACCAGTTACAGCAGACAGGTGTGTTGTGTGATGCATGGCTAGTGTGTAAAGATGGGGTAGTCTTTGTACATAAACTGGTACTGATGGCATGTGGCAGTGCTTACCTTCAGCAACAACTTTCAGCAGATAACAGTTCTAGCTCACAATGTcaagtttattttaaagattacTCACTGAAAACTGTTTCTGATTTTGTACAAGCTCTTTATACAGGAAATTTGACCTTGTGTCATGATCGAgcaattgatattttgaaactCTGCACATTTTTGAATGTTAAAGTGTTTGCATCTACTATTCAAGGTGTTGTTGATAATGATCCAAATTTAAAAAGGGAATTTGACAAAGGTGGAAGAAGCAATAACATGAATCGTATATTTTATGAAGTAGAAATGGCCAAAGACTCATCTTCTGCTCAATTTAAAGTACCTGTAAAGGTACAGAAATCGAATATTATTATGGAAAGAATAGTAGACAAGAGCTTAAAAACCAAAGATATATTTTCTCAATCAGAAAGTCCAAGGAGAAATAGGATCATGGTTATAAAATCtgatacaaatgaaaatactaaGAGAAAAAACAATACAGAGGCCACACATTCGGATGATGATTGCATTCCAAAAAAGCAGGCAAGAGTTTCAAAGCAGACACTTAATGTTGTTCAAACAAGTCCAAATATTTTCCAACCCCAGACAAAACTTGTCAAGATAGCTCcaaaaaatgtttcaagtaGTCCCATACAAAGTGATCACACATATGAAGCAGACAATACAACTGAGTTGTTGAATATAGCTAAAAACCTGTCAACCAGTACTGATTCAGCATGTATTGAGTTGTCAGATATAGATCATGTAGATGAAAACTTGACAACTTTAAGTTATGGAACCATTTCTGAAGTAgataaatcaaaaactttatCAACAAGCACAGACATGAGAAAATCAGGTAAAGATGGAGTGCAACAGGAATCATGTCAACTTTGTCAGAAAGTATCAGAAGATGCAGTGGAAAAGAAAAATGGACAGTACATATGTAAAGGTTGTGTTAGCCTGTTTAATGGAGAAGATCcacagacaaacatgacaaatggaGAAAAGAAGAAAAGAGGACGAAAAGGAAAGAAGGAACCAAAG GATTTATTTGATACTCCAAAACCTAAAAGGAAAAATAGGCAGTATCACCACCAAGCCTTAAAAGATGCTTATTATGCTGTAATGGATGGCGATATACCAGTACTTACCGCTTGTCGACTTTATGGTATTCCCCGGGAAACACTCCGAGATCGATTAGAAGGGAAAAGGAGTATAGATTGTGAGAATATCGGTCGAGGAACTTTGTTCACAAAAGAAGAAGAGAACAAATTAGCCATTGAGATCAGTCGTATGGCaaaatgtggttatttttatTCGTGTAAAGAGATTACAGATATAGCCACAGATTATTGTGTTCTGGTGGAAAAGAGAACCAGTGATCAACATTTAACTCTCAAATGGTACAGTAGATTCTTCAATCGCTGGCCAGAATTGAAAATGCTGTATACTAAAAGACCTAGAAAGCGTAATATATTAGCCGCTGCAGCTGAGAATAAGGACAGATTTTTTAAAGAGTTTGGAGATTTATTAGATAAACATGATTTTACTTTCAAGCCAAATTTCGTATTCAATTTACATGTATCAGTAATCAAAACCAAAGAATCCCAAAGCATAGGAGTGATTGGATGTGGAAGTGCGTCCGGGATCGCTATTCCTCCGTATTTCATATTCCAAGAACAAGAAACTCACGATAATGCTGTAAACAGCATGAATAACATCCCAACTGTTGTGTCGGAGAATGGTTACactagttttgtatttttggaCTACATGAAAAACCATTTTGTCAAGTGTTTACCAGAACGCACAAACGAATCTGTGCTATTGATTTTAGATGGATTTAAGTCGCACCTTTGCGTTGAATTGATTGGTTTTACTAAAGACAATAACATTTTAACACTGGTTATACCTGCTAATTGCGATACGAGTCTCAGCCCAATAGAACAATGCTGTAGTGCTCAGCTTCAGGAATGTTATGACGAAATTTGTCTTagaaaaattcatttaaatgaacaaatttgtttttgtgatGTGGCATGTGAAGCATACAACGCAGCATTCTCTCAAGAAATTCTTGGCGAAGCATTTGTAAAATCTGGTTTATGCAGCATTGAAAATAATTCTGGTGTTTAG